The following nucleotide sequence is from Borrelia sp. A-FGy1.
AACTTTATCTAAGTATCCAAATGTTATGCCTTTTTTAAATTTTAAAAATAATTATGAACTTTTAATAATGGTGATTTTAAGTGCAAGAACAACTGATAATATGGTTAATAAAATTGCACCTGGTCTTTTTAAAAGATATGGAGATTTTGAAAGTTTAGCCAATGCTAATATAATGGAGGTAGAAAAATTAATTTGTAAGTTGGGTTTGTATTCAAATAAATCTAGAAATATCATAAACTGTTCACGTATGCTTTTAAAGAATTTTAAAGGCATTATTCCAGATAATATTTTGGATCTTATATCTCTTCCAGGTGTAGGTAGGAAAACGGCTAATGTTATTCTTGGTATTGTTTATAATAAACCTGTTATAATTGTAGATACTCATTTTAGCAGGGTTGTTATTAGACATGGCATTACTCTTGAGAAAATGCCTATGAAAATTGAGTTAGATTTAAAGAGTAAAATACCTTCTGAAAAACAATATATGTTTTCTATGGCTATCAATAGGCATGGGAGAGATATTTGTACATCTCGTAATAAAGATT
It contains:
- the nth gene encoding endonuclease III, with the protein product MFYNFIVIDIDLIVNETLSKYPNVMPFLNFKNNYELLIMVILSARTTDNMVNKIAPGLFKRYGDFESLANANIMEVEKLICKLGLYSNKSRNIINCSRMLLKNFKGIIPDNILDLISLPGVGRKTANVILGIVYNKPVIIVDTHFSRVVIRHGITLEKMPMKIELDLKSKIPSEKQYMFSMAINRHGRDICTSRNKDCKNCFLNKLAPRLI